One stretch of Chryseobacterium indologenes DNA includes these proteins:
- the rluF gene encoding 23S rRNA pseudouridine(2604) synthase RluF, whose protein sequence is MEKTRINKYLSEVGYCSRRAADKLLEEGRIKINGKIPELGTKVSDEDLVEVDGKPIREPQEKPVYIAFNKPVGIVCTTDTKREKNNIVDYINHPKRIFPIGRLDKPSEGLILLTSDGDIVNKILRARNNHEKEYLVRVDKPITPRFLEKMRNGVPILDTVTKKCEVEKIDEMNFRIILTQGLNRQIRRMCEYLGYEVKKLKRIRIMNIKLDLPMGKWRDLTEEELSALNVLLTDSSKTID, encoded by the coding sequence ATGGAAAAGACACGTATCAATAAATATTTATCAGAAGTAGGTTACTGCTCAAGAAGAGCCGCAGATAAGCTGTTGGAAGAAGGGAGAATTAAGATCAACGGTAAAATTCCTGAATTGGGAACAAAGGTTTCTGATGAAGATCTGGTGGAAGTAGATGGAAAGCCCATCAGAGAACCGCAGGAAAAGCCCGTTTATATTGCTTTCAATAAACCTGTAGGAATTGTATGTACCACAGATACCAAGCGTGAAAAGAACAATATTGTAGATTATATTAACCATCCAAAAAGAATTTTCCCAATCGGAAGGTTAGATAAACCTAGTGAAGGACTTATTCTTTTAACCAGTGATGGTGATATTGTAAATAAAATCCTGCGAGCAAGAAATAACCACGAAAAAGAATATCTGGTACGCGTAGACAAGCCGATCACGCCAAGATTTCTTGAAAAAATGAGAAATGGAGTTCCTATTCTGGATACTGTTACCAAGAAATGTGAGGTGGAGAAGATTGATGAAATGAATTTTAGAATTATCCTTACTCAAGGTTTAAACAGGCAGATCCGTAGAATGTGCGAATACCTGGGCTATGAAGTAAAAAAGTTGAAAAGAATTCGTATCATGAATATTAAGCTGGATCTCCCCATGGGAAAATGGAGAGATCTAACCGAGGAAGAGCTTAGTGCTTTAAATGTTTTGCTTACAGATTCAAGTAAAACAATCGATTAG
- the truB gene encoding tRNA pseudouridine(55) synthase TruB: MTAEELKSGYIFLLDKPLDWTSFQAVNKMKYKLKREFDLPKKFKIGHAGTLDPRATGLLIVCCGKFTKKIPEIQDAPKEYWTEIKIGVQTESYDTEKPEILHQDISHITEEQVKEALEKFVGEIEQKPPVYSAIKIDGERAYNLARAGEEVEMKSRKTTIHYLNDIKIEFPLISFTVGCSKGTYIRSLAHDIGKELGVGAYLTQLRRTKIGEYTIEDATDQFLNNDFRFQGE; encoded by the coding sequence ATGACGGCGGAAGAACTGAAATCAGGATACATCTTTTTATTGGATAAGCCTTTGGATTGGACTTCCTTCCAGGCTGTCAATAAAATGAAATATAAACTTAAAAGGGAGTTTGATCTTCCTAAAAAATTTAAAATCGGACATGCCGGGACCCTGGACCCAAGAGCTACAGGGCTTCTGATCGTTTGCTGCGGAAAATTCACTAAGAAAATTCCAGAAATTCAGGATGCACCAAAAGAATATTGGACGGAAATCAAAATAGGAGTTCAAACAGAATCCTATGATACTGAGAAACCGGAAATTCTTCATCAGGATATCTCACATATCACAGAAGAGCAGGTAAAAGAAGCATTGGAGAAATTCGTTGGAGAGATTGAGCAGAAACCACCAGTGTATTCTGCCATAAAGATTGACGGAGAAAGGGCTTACAATCTGGCAAGAGCAGGAGAGGAAGTGGAAATGAAATCAAGAAAAACTACGATTCATTATCTCAATGATATCAAAATAGAATTTCCTTTGATAAGTTTTACGGTTGGATGTTCAAAAGGAACCTATATCAGAAGTCTTGCCCATGATATTGGAAAGGAACTAGGGGTAGGAGCTTATCTGACCCAATTGAGAAGAACAAAGATCGGAGAGTATACAATTGAAGATGCTACCGATCAGTTTTTAAATAATGATTTTAGATTTCAAGGTGAATAA
- the ccoG gene encoding cytochrome c oxidase accessory protein CcoG, protein MSAESNNFKSLEIENEDFRNSVGTMDETGKRKWIFPRKPKGKYTNYRNYTSYALLALFFGLPFIKINNNPFFLFNVIDRKFFIIGQPFYLQDFFILALGAVTSVIFVMLFTVVFGRIFCGWLCPQTLFMEMVFRKIEYWIEGDRNKQMKLDRQEWDAEKIRKRVTKWSVFILISLIISTFMFMYIVGYEQVFQIMIDGPSEHPLKFITMIFFTMTFYFVFAWLREQVCTLVCPYGRLQGVLIDKQTINVYYDFKRGEGRSKWRNNEDRKAAGKGDCIDCNQCVVVCPTGIDIRNGQQLECVNCTACIDACDEIMDKVGLPKGLIRYATESEIENREKFKFTSRMKATTVILALLIGFLGFLMYDRGSMEAKFIKPAGSTFFIKDGKITNTFIYTLLNKSNEKKVLTIKVVTPENAEITYFGSEKIILKGDQILKGNINISFPEDKIKFSKQNMVIGVFDEEGKLVDSFETTFEGPFKLAL, encoded by the coding sequence ATGAGCGCAGAGTCCAACAACTTCAAATCCCTGGAAATTGAAAATGAAGATTTTAGAAATTCGGTAGGAACAATGGATGAGACCGGAAAAAGAAAATGGATATTCCCCCGAAAACCAAAAGGAAAATATACTAATTACAGAAACTACACCAGCTACGCTTTATTGGCTCTTTTCTTTGGATTACCTTTTATAAAGATCAATAACAATCCGTTCTTTTTATTTAACGTTATTGACAGAAAATTTTTTATCATCGGGCAGCCGTTTTACCTTCAGGACTTTTTTATTCTTGCTTTGGGAGCGGTTACTTCTGTGATCTTCGTCATGCTGTTTACGGTGGTTTTCGGAAGAATATTCTGCGGCTGGCTGTGTCCTCAAACCTTATTTATGGAAATGGTATTCCGTAAGATAGAATATTGGATTGAAGGAGACAGAAACAAACAAATGAAACTCGACAGACAGGAGTGGGATGCTGAAAAGATCAGAAAAAGAGTTACAAAATGGTCTGTATTTATCTTGATTTCTCTGATCATCTCTACTTTTATGTTTATGTATATCGTAGGGTATGAACAGGTCTTTCAGATTATGATCGACGGCCCTTCGGAACATCCTTTAAAGTTTATAACGATGATTTTTTTCACGATGACATTCTACTTTGTATTTGCATGGCTTCGTGAGCAGGTATGTACTCTGGTTTGTCCTTACGGAAGACTGCAGGGTGTTTTAATTGATAAGCAGACAATCAACGTATATTATGATTTTAAAAGAGGAGAAGGCCGTTCAAAATGGAGAAATAATGAAGATAGAAAAGCGGCTGGTAAAGGAGATTGTATAGATTGTAATCAATGCGTTGTCGTCTGTCCTACAGGAATTGATATCAGGAATGGGCAGCAATTGGAATGTGTTAACTGTACGGCATGTATTGATGCTTGTGATGAAATCATGGATAAAGTAGGTCTTCCTAAAGGATTGATCCGTTATGCCACTGAATCGGAAATTGAAAATCGTGAGAAATTCAAATTTACATCAAGAATGAAGGCCACTACTGTTATTTTAGCTCTATTAATCGGATTCCTTGGCTTTTTAATGTATGATCGAGGATCTATGGAAGCTAAATTTATTAAACCAGCCGGTTCTACTTTCTTCATTAAAGATGGCAAAATTACCAATACTTTCATTTATACCCTTCTGAATAAATCGAATGAGAAAAAAGTGCTGACGATTAAGGTAGTTACCCCTGAAAATGCTGAAATTACCTATTTCGGATCAGAAAAAATTATTTTGAAGGGAGACCAGATCTTAAAAGGAAATATCAATATCTCTTTCCCTGAAGACAAAATCAAATTCTCTAAGCAAAATATGGTTATTGGTGTTTTTGATGAGGAAGGAAAATTGGTAGATTCTTTTGAAACTACGTTTGAAGGCCCGTTTAAACTTGCATTATGA
- a CDS encoding reprolysin-like metallopeptidase: MKHYLFIFALSIPFFGFSQWKKTELRAQKVKKSQEKLEFSGLYSLDANQLKQLLKNVPARFSSSKGTIIFLPTTQGGVEKFQVWEYSNMAPELQAKYPDIKSYVGTSLEDPSVYLRFSLSPVGFSSMITRSGISEFIEPYTEDRTVYAVFDSAGRREQEKEPFECSVIEEAEKNAVEKKSSAVSKKAAGFNVFRLALSCTGEYAQYHLTAAGTPATAPDVQKKAVILAAMNASLTRLNSVFEKDLSFHFNLIANNETIIFLDPASDPYTSGGPNEAHAQISTRIPAEDYDMGHLIDKKGGNGSAGVGVICNNNSKGAGWTAHNFPEGDKFDIDYVAHEMGHQLGAGHSYTYRSSQADQRVEPGSGSTIMAYTGITTASDVQFNSNDYYHTNSITQIRNKLNSLSCGTNTPFIDPAPGVNAGLDYTIPKSTAFVLKASTNDANNASYTYNWEQTDQAAAAQIGAGDISSAYPAKPTGPTFRSFPPVNSLVRYFPDFNKVLAGVLSTRWESVSSVARNLNFAATVRNNNPLQPQVSKDGMVITVDAVSGPFQVTAPVFGQALSSGTNVNITWDVAGTNAAPVNTANVNIKLSKDGGKTFSVIAANTPNDGNEQIMIPAGSTSANAYILIEAVDNIYYAVSPSFVIDYNVTGENCNTYTYSGVPVAITDGPGGSGISAPKITIPLMVNNTGTITKIKVTPAVTHPNVSQLAIGIESPVGSSALFWNRQCSGQSGITASFSDSGTAVSCISPVQGETKSNESLGIFKGHSAQGEWKLFATDNNAGSVGTVTGWSLEVCTQETQSLATREISSPLADDIKVYPNPSDGNFFIKSQNIKGEVKVTLFDSSGRLIYSSAYHSEGNNTKELNVNVPKGVYVISILSSKGIYNSKLVIK; the protein is encoded by the coding sequence ATGAAACATTATTTATTCATTTTCGCATTGTCAATTCCATTCTTTGGTTTCTCACAATGGAAAAAAACTGAACTTCGGGCTCAAAAGGTTAAAAAATCACAGGAAAAACTCGAATTTTCAGGACTTTATTCACTTGATGCCAATCAGCTCAAACAACTTTTGAAAAATGTACCTGCACGATTTTCAAGCTCAAAAGGAACCATTATTTTTCTTCCTACTACCCAAGGAGGAGTGGAAAAATTCCAGGTTTGGGAATATTCCAATATGGCACCAGAATTACAGGCCAAATATCCTGATATTAAATCTTATGTAGGAACTTCACTGGAAGATCCTAGTGTATATTTAAGATTCAGTTTATCACCAGTAGGGTTTTCTTCTATGATTACCCGTTCCGGAATATCAGAGTTTATAGAACCTTATACTGAAGACCGGACAGTATATGCTGTTTTTGATTCTGCTGGAAGAAGAGAACAGGAAAAAGAACCTTTTGAATGCTCCGTAATAGAGGAGGCAGAAAAGAATGCAGTCGAAAAAAAAAGCAGTGCTGTAAGTAAAAAAGCAGCTGGTTTTAATGTTTTCAGACTGGCATTATCCTGTACGGGAGAATATGCACAATATCATTTAACGGCAGCCGGAACTCCTGCTACAGCCCCTGACGTGCAAAAAAAAGCAGTTATTCTGGCGGCTATGAATGCGAGCCTAACCCGGCTTAATAGTGTTTTTGAGAAAGATCTTTCTTTTCACTTTAACCTCATTGCCAATAATGAAACTATTATTTTTTTAGATCCTGCATCCGATCCTTACACGAGTGGTGGGCCTAACGAGGCTCACGCACAGATATCAACAAGAATCCCTGCTGAAGATTATGATATGGGACACCTGATTGATAAGAAAGGAGGTAACGGATCAGCAGGAGTAGGGGTAATTTGTAATAATAATTCAAAAGGAGCAGGCTGGACTGCTCACAACTTTCCTGAAGGGGATAAATTTGATATAGATTATGTTGCTCATGAAATGGGCCATCAGCTGGGAGCAGGACATTCCTATACCTACAGGTCTTCACAGGCAGATCAAAGGGTAGAGCCGGGAAGCGGAAGTACAATAATGGCATACACCGGAATTACTACGGCTTCTGATGTTCAGTTCAATTCTAACGATTATTATCATACCAATAGTATCACGCAGATCAGAAATAAATTAAACAGTCTAAGCTGTGGTACAAATACCCCTTTTATAGATCCTGCTCCTGGTGTTAATGCCGGACTGGACTATACAATTCCTAAATCAACAGCATTTGTTTTAAAAGCTTCTACTAACGATGCCAATAATGCTTCTTATACCTATAATTGGGAACAAACTGATCAGGCAGCAGCTGCTCAAATCGGGGCAGGGGATATTTCCTCAGCTTACCCTGCAAAACCAACAGGCCCTACTTTCAGATCTTTCCCTCCAGTAAATTCTTTAGTAAGATATTTTCCGGATTTCAACAAAGTACTGGCCGGTGTTTTGTCAACCCGTTGGGAAAGTGTCTCAAGTGTAGCCAGAAATCTTAATTTTGCCGCTACGGTAAGAAATAATAATCCATTACAGCCACAAGTTTCAAAAGATGGAATGGTAATAACCGTAGACGCTGTATCAGGACCTTTCCAGGTAACGGCTCCTGTATTTGGTCAGGCATTAAGCTCCGGGACAAATGTAAATATTACCTGGGATGTTGCCGGTACCAATGCAGCACCCGTGAATACAGCTAATGTAAATATTAAATTATCTAAAGATGGTGGAAAGACATTTAGTGTAATCGCAGCTAACACTCCTAATGATGGGAATGAACAAATAATGATACCTGCTGGTTCTACTTCTGCCAATGCCTATATTCTTATTGAAGCCGTTGATAATATTTACTATGCAGTGAGTCCTAGTTTTGTAATTGATTACAATGTGACGGGAGAAAACTGTAATACCTATACTTATAGCGGAGTTCCTGTAGCCATTACAGATGGTCCAGGCGGTAGTGGTATATCAGCTCCAAAAATAACAATTCCTTTAATGGTTAATAATACGGGTACTATTACCAAAATAAAAGTAACTCCAGCTGTTACTCATCCCAATGTAAGCCAATTGGCTATAGGGATTGAAAGCCCGGTGGGATCCTCTGCACTCTTCTGGAACAGACAATGTTCGGGACAATCCGGGATTACGGCTTCCTTTAGTGATTCAGGGACAGCGGTAAGCTGTATTTCTCCGGTTCAGGGAGAAACAAAATCCAATGAATCTTTGGGGATCTTTAAAGGACATTCGGCACAAGGAGAATGGAAACTTTTTGCAACAGATAATAACGCAGGAAGTGTAGGAACTGTTACCGGATGGTCACTTGAAGTATGTACACAGGAAACTCAGAGCCTTGCAACCAGAGAAATATCTTCTCCATTAGCTGATGATATTAAAGTATACCCTAATCCAAGTGATGGTAATTTCTTTATCAAATCTCAGAATATAAAAGGTGAAGTAAAAGTTACTTTATTTGATTCAAGCGGAAGACTGATTTATTCATCAGCCTATCACAGTGAAGGAAATAATACAAAAGAACTGAATGTTAATGTACCGAAAGGAGTGTACGTAATCAGTATTCTCTCTTCGAAAGGAATCTACAACAGTAAACTGGTTATAAAATAA
- a CDS encoding undecaprenyl-diphosphate phosphatase — protein sequence MDLIKAIIIAIVEGLTEYLPISSTAHMGFTANLLGMPDDEFLKMFQVSIQFGAILSVVVAYWKKFFDLNNIQFYFKLAFAVVPALVLGYLFDDKIEAVLGNQIAISSVLVLGGVVLLFADKWFKNPKIDDEKGITIRKAVTIGFWQCLAMMPGTSRSAASIIGGMTQGLTRKAAAEFSFFLAVPTMLAVTVYSVFVKTWGKETANPQKGYEMIMASQDHIMIFVIGNVVAFIVALIAIKAFIGVLNKYGFKPWGWYRIFVGIALLIYFYFFQ from the coding sequence ATGGATTTAATCAAAGCAATTATTATTGCCATTGTAGAGGGATTAACGGAGTATCTTCCTATCTCATCTACAGCACACATGGGATTCACAGCCAATTTATTGGGAATGCCCGACGATGAATTTTTGAAAATGTTTCAGGTTTCCATTCAGTTTGGAGCAATCTTATCGGTTGTGGTAGCCTATTGGAAGAAGTTTTTTGACCTGAATAATATTCAGTTTTATTTTAAGCTGGCTTTTGCTGTAGTTCCTGCATTGGTGTTAGGATATTTATTCGATGATAAAATTGAAGCCGTTTTAGGAAATCAGATTGCCATTTCTTCAGTACTGGTTTTGGGTGGAGTTGTTTTATTGTTTGCTGATAAATGGTTTAAAAATCCTAAAATTGATGATGAAAAGGGAATTACGATAAGAAAGGCCGTAACCATAGGATTCTGGCAGTGTCTGGCAATGATGCCGGGAACAAGCCGTAGTGCGGCTTCCATTATTGGTGGGATGACGCAGGGGCTTACCAGAAAAGCGGCTGCAGAGTTTTCATTCTTCCTTGCGGTTCCTACGATGTTGGCGGTAACGGTGTATTCCGTTTTTGTAAAAACATGGGGAAAAGAAACGGCTAACCCTCAAAAGGGATATGAAATGATTATGGCTTCACAGGACCATATCATGATTTTTGTGATTGGAAACGTTGTGGCATTTATTGTAGCTCTTATTGCTATTAAAGCATTCATCGGAGTACTTAATAAATATGGTTTCAAACCTTGGGGATGGTACCGTATTTTCGTAGGTATTGCTTTATTAATCTATTTTTATTTCTTTCAATAA
- a CDS encoding helix-hairpin-helix domain-containing protein: MMRRNYYQKLAFMVVALTILLAFQKYTSRHNEPFPEVKFIIGTHTAANLTGFDPNILSPEHWQKLGFSEKQTSTILKYKDIVGGKFTSKEQLKKCYAISEEKFEELKPFILLPEVSEKNNTKYFNKSEKKEINVSGKFNPDLKTTHDWITMGFSEKQSEAIIKYKNYLGGSFISKEKFKECFIISSENYSKLEPYLLLPAKTPQNFKASGTSNPEKIQYHAFDPNRLDVEGWQKLGFSQKQAQIIINYRDRNLRGSFKDIDDLQKCFVISTEKFQEMKSFIKLNPATIKKEDFQQEKTDFSKTDLNIITFKQLIEFGLDEKSAGSIIGFRKKLRGFVNKQQILDTYNIDKELVQKLISTALLDTSGVPKYTLADAPEEWLKDHPYFKYSADKIIFYRVTYPDDKKILKFLKLKPEYEEKMKLYLK, encoded by the coding sequence ATGATGAGAAGAAACTATTACCAAAAACTGGCTTTTATGGTCGTTGCATTGACTATTCTATTGGCTTTTCAGAAATACACCAGTAGACACAATGAGCCTTTTCCTGAAGTAAAATTTATTATCGGTACCCATACTGCTGCCAACTTAACAGGTTTTGATCCGAATATTTTAAGTCCTGAACACTGGCAAAAGCTCGGTTTTTCTGAAAAACAGACCTCTACTATTCTTAAATATAAAGATATTGTGGGTGGAAAGTTTACATCGAAGGAACAACTGAAAAAATGTTATGCAATTTCTGAAGAAAAGTTTGAAGAACTGAAACCTTTCATTCTGCTTCCTGAAGTTTCTGAAAAGAATAATACTAAATATTTTAATAAGTCTGAGAAGAAAGAAATTAACGTTTCCGGAAAGTTCAATCCTGATTTGAAAACAACCCATGACTGGATCACCATGGGGTTTAGTGAAAAACAGTCGGAGGCTATTATAAAATATAAAAACTATCTTGGTGGAAGCTTTATCAGTAAGGAAAAATTCAAAGAGTGTTTTATTATTTCTTCAGAAAACTACAGCAAACTGGAACCTTATTTACTGTTGCCCGCGAAGACTCCTCAGAACTTTAAAGCTTCCGGCACCAGTAATCCTGAAAAAATACAATATCATGCTTTTGATCCTAACCGCCTGGATGTTGAGGGATGGCAAAAACTTGGTTTTTCTCAGAAACAGGCTCAGATTATTATAAATTACCGCGACAGAAATCTCCGGGGCAGCTTTAAAGATATTGATGATCTGCAAAAATGCTTTGTAATTTCTACAGAGAAATTTCAGGAGATGAAATCTTTTATCAAGCTCAATCCAGCGACTATAAAAAAGGAAGATTTCCAACAGGAAAAAACTGATTTTTCAAAAACGGATCTCAACATAATTACTTTCAAACAACTTATAGAGTTTGGGCTGGATGAAAAGAGTGCCGGTTCTATAATTGGTTTTAGAAAAAAATTGAGGGGGTTTGTCAATAAACAGCAGATTTTGGACACTTATAATATTGATAAGGAATTGGTTCAAAAATTAATTTCTACAGCGCTATTGGATACTTCCGGCGTCCCTAAATACACATTAGCGGATGCTCCCGAAGAATGGCTGAAAGATCATCCCTATTTTAAGTACTCTGCTGACAAAATTATCTTCTATCGGGTCACATACCCTGATGATAAGAAAATTCTGAAATTTCTGAAATTAAAACCGGAGTATGAAGAAAAGATGAAATTATATTTAAAATAA
- a CDS encoding MerR family transcriptional regulator, with protein sequence MKINLPDKLYYSIGEVAKAFDVNTSLIRYWEQEFPIIKPKKNRKGNRYFTPEDIKNLQMIYHLVKEKGYTLDGARIALTTNSKISETITIIDRLEFVKAELLKLKESLGDRDTE encoded by the coding sequence ATGAAAATAAACTTACCTGATAAACTGTATTATTCTATAGGAGAAGTCGCTAAGGCATTTGATGTAAATACTTCATTAATACGATATTGGGAGCAGGAATTTCCTATCATCAAACCTAAAAAGAATAGAAAGGGAAATCGTTATTTCACTCCTGAGGACATCAAGAACCTACAGATGATCTATCATTTGGTAAAAGAAAAGGGGTACACTCTTGATGGAGCCCGTATTGCTTTAACGACCAACAGTAAGATTTCAGAAACAATCACTATCATCGACCGTCTTGAATTTGTAAAAGCTGAGCTTTTAAAGCTGAAAGAATCATTGGGAGACAGGGATACAGAGTAA
- a CDS encoding YncE family protein, with amino-acid sequence MKLKFNQVPLFIIILMIFSHCQHDNHPEIPHDTAFYIDYRSLTGQPDGIAVIELDPEAPNFGNISSKLELGIGVLPHHLYYDQSKNKLYTTALGGSYLYQIKTEKDKIGQPKLVSATAIDTGENTVGENLFFTNDGRFFMTFMGGAGGLKDGSIGVFNANTNQLIKTIKAPIQDNPNKFIMYPHGISVNEEKGLMMVTSTIHPDLTSGFGNTCTLLDLNTYELKETYQVAESPTDMSSPVEVLLLRGKFPQYALATTMLGGDIWMAPYNATTKKYDAFTKIFDGSTQGLGWTLEMYIDDNNKLYVSFADPGKVLVFDISNLPQLKLLKTLTADKGAHHMVFFKTKKGKEVVAVQNNLLDIPNLNSGTISVIEIQTGKTLGTVNLRSRYGILPESIEGTNGPSNYMHH; translated from the coding sequence ATGAAATTAAAATTTAACCAAGTTCCCTTGTTTATCATTATTCTGATGATATTTTCTCATTGTCAGCATGATAATCACCCAGAAATTCCACACGATACTGCTTTTTATATTGATTATAGAAGCCTTACGGGGCAACCCGATGGTATAGCTGTGATAGAGCTGGATCCTGAAGCCCCAAATTTCGGAAACATCAGCAGTAAACTAGAATTAGGCATTGGCGTGCTGCCTCATCATCTTTACTATGATCAGAGTAAAAATAAACTTTATACTACTGCTTTGGGAGGCAGTTACCTTTATCAGATAAAAACAGAAAAAGACAAAATCGGACAGCCCAAATTAGTAAGTGCAACAGCTATTGACACAGGAGAGAATACGGTAGGTGAAAATTTGTTTTTTACCAATGATGGAAGATTCTTTATGACTTTTATGGGAGGAGCAGGTGGATTAAAAGATGGAAGTATAGGTGTTTTTAATGCTAATACCAACCAGCTTATTAAAACGATCAAGGCTCCAATCCAGGATAATCCAAACAAATTTATTATGTATCCGCATGGTATTTCTGTTAATGAAGAAAAAGGACTCATGATGGTAACATCAACTATTCACCCGGATCTTACCAGCGGTTTTGGTAACACTTGTACTTTGCTGGATTTAAATACGTATGAATTAAAAGAAACCTACCAGGTGGCAGAATCACCAACAGATATGTCCAGTCCTGTTGAGGTGTTATTGCTTCGTGGAAAGTTTCCACAATATGCCCTTGCTACAACCATGCTTGGAGGGGACATCTGGATGGCCCCCTATAATGCCACAACCAAAAAATACGATGCTTTTACTAAAATATTTGACGGAAGTACACAAGGATTAGGCTGGACTCTCGAAATGTATATTGATGATAATAACAAGCTCTATGTGAGTTTTGCTGATCCGGGAAAAGTTCTGGTTTTTGACATAAGTAATCTTCCTCAGTTAAAGCTTTTAAAAACACTTACCGCAGATAAAGGAGCCCATCACATGGTTTTCTTTAAAACCAAAAAAGGAAAAGAAGTGGTAGCAGTACAAAATAATCTGCTGGATATTCCTAACTTAAATTCCGGCACTATCAGTGTCATTGAAATCCAGACAGGGAAAACACTGGGAACAGTTAATTTACGCTCCAGATATGGAATACTGCCAGAATCCATTGAAGGAACCAATGGCCCTAGCAACTATATGCATCATTAA
- a CDS encoding AraC family transcriptional regulator: protein MKKHLIVGHQHIEKPHRHDFYAAVLFTQGNGIHEIDFQRYDVSEGSLFFLSPGQIHSWELSEDIEGYIFFCSQEFYEMHYVNQKLRNFPFFGSVSFPRKLQLDAVELEKNIHLFKELEKEHHSNALMKNGFILSLMSQIFINSTRLFSKNFDTLTSSAGLSYFKHYQDFESLIEQHFMEHKSIAYYASLLGISSKHLNRTVQAVVQKTATEVITERVVLEAKRMLMYLDENLVDIAFRLGYEEYSYFVRVFRKSSGMTPTQFMRKYKA, encoded by the coding sequence ATGAAAAAACATTTAATTGTTGGACACCAGCATATAGAAAAGCCTCACAGACATGATTTTTATGCTGCAGTACTTTTTACACAAGGAAATGGAATTCATGAGATCGATTTCCAGCGGTATGATGTTTCAGAAGGAAGTTTGTTTTTTCTTTCTCCCGGGCAGATTCACAGCTGGGAGCTTTCGGAGGATATAGAAGGCTATATTTTCTTTTGTTCCCAGGAGTTTTATGAGATGCATTATGTGAATCAGAAATTGAGAAATTTTCCTTTTTTCGGATCTGTTTCTTTTCCCAGAAAATTGCAGCTGGATGCTGTAGAATTAGAGAAGAACATTCACTTGTTTAAAGAACTGGAAAAAGAACATCACTCTAATGCTCTAATGAAAAACGGGTTTATCCTTTCATTAATGTCTCAGATTTTTATCAATTCCACCCGGTTGTTTTCTAAGAACTTTGATACTCTGACCTCTTCTGCCGGGCTATCTTATTTTAAGCATTATCAGGATTTTGAAAGTCTTATTGAGCAACATTTTATGGAGCATAAGTCAATTGCCTATTATGCATCTTTATTAGGGATTTCTTCAAAACATTTAAACAGGACTGTACAGGCTGTTGTGCAGAAAACAGCAACAGAAGTGATCACCGAGAGGGTAGTGCTGGAAGCCAAAAGAATGCTTATGTACCTTGATGAAAACCTTGTTGATATTGCTTTCAGGCTCGGATATGAAGAATATTCCTACTTCGTAAGAGTCTTCCGGAAAAGCTCCGGAATGACCCCTACTCAGTTTATGAGGAAATATAAGGCCTAA